The Catenuloplanes niger genome includes a window with the following:
- a CDS encoding ImmA/IrrE family metallo-endopeptidase, whose protein sequence is MLDAIGPEAWYGLRVVELRQTEDFDRRSIVYGRTRTPGEILLYEQPENEASELQNFMRFDVLLHELGHHVLQHRARKFYSVRRTSEHERFAEMFARRWKPTVRAAFSRSALTE, encoded by the coding sequence GTGCTGGATGCCATCGGGCCGGAAGCGTGGTACGGCTTGCGCGTCGTCGAGCTGCGCCAGACCGAGGACTTCGATCGACGATCGATCGTTTACGGCCGGACCCGAACACCCGGCGAGATCCTCCTGTACGAACAACCGGAGAACGAAGCCTCGGAATTGCAGAATTTCATGCGGTTCGACGTTCTGCTGCACGAGCTTGGACATCATGTGCTTCAACACCGTGCTCGGAAGTTCTACAGCGTGCGACGGACATCGGAACATGAACGGTTTGCAGAAATGTTCGCGCGCCGCTGGAAACCGACGGTCCGAGCTGCGTTCTCCAGATCTGCATTGACCGAATAG
- a CDS encoding LmeA family phospholipid-binding protein translates to MLRKPSKAVVAVAAVVALAVPVAADRITAVLAGDRLAARLRCTAAITGDVDVTLRGFPFLTQLARGEFDGVSLRADRVTARDVPLGDVRVEARGLRGTSADALTASAVLPYPALTGLAGDALSGPGLAGAEFGGDGGRLTITTTLPVRGMTMPATVYADLTVDGNRLTVTPGEIELAGLGLRVPASRLPDGMAGARTVALPALPDGLVYQRISATTGGLLLVVAGTGFDLGSGRADEDNNSCGGTRR, encoded by the coding sequence GTGCTCAGAAAACCTTCGAAGGCCGTGGTCGCGGTCGCGGCCGTGGTGGCGCTCGCCGTGCCGGTCGCGGCGGACCGGATCACGGCCGTCCTGGCCGGTGACCGGCTGGCGGCGCGGCTGCGTTGCACGGCCGCGATCACCGGCGACGTGGACGTGACGCTCCGCGGCTTCCCGTTCCTGACCCAGCTGGCGCGCGGCGAGTTCGACGGCGTCAGCCTGCGCGCGGACCGGGTGACGGCACGCGACGTGCCGCTCGGCGACGTGCGCGTGGAGGCGCGCGGGCTGCGGGGCACGTCCGCGGACGCGCTGACCGCGAGCGCCGTGCTGCCGTACCCGGCGCTGACCGGGCTGGCCGGCGACGCGCTGTCCGGCCCCGGGCTCGCCGGCGCCGAGTTCGGCGGCGACGGCGGCCGGCTCACCATCACCACGACGCTGCCGGTCCGGGGCATGACCATGCCCGCGACCGTGTACGCGGACCTGACCGTGGACGGCAACCGGCTGACCGTCACGCCCGGTGAGATCGAGCTGGCCGGCCTGGGCCTGCGCGTGCCCGCGTCCCGCCTGCCGGACGGCATGGCCGGTGCGCGCACGGTTGCGCTGCCCGCGCTCCCGGACGGCCTGGTCTACCAGCGGATCTCCGCGACCACCGGCGGCCTGCTGCTGGTGGTCGCCGGCACCGGCTTCGACCTCGGCTCCGGCCGGGCCGACGAGGACAACAACTCCTGTGGGGGTACGCGCCGATGA
- a CDS encoding sensor histidine kinase, translating to MTLRRSLLLVMAGLTACGLLVVTGTAAVVLHAYLIHRTDEQLLAAAELARHRYRTDTLPAERRPETVREVISVTEYLIEVRGDRIGTLRMMGTVPLPSRPLLDRADPDDPKPQDVAGFRAVVVRDRGLTVLVALPLDRAGDTVTRLAVVAGSTSLAVLAVLTAAGRWLLIRRLRPLNEIAAAATELADGHLDRRVPDPPHGPRTEVGRLTGAVNGMLTRIQAALAARERSEARMRDFVADASHELRTPVTAIRGYLQLIRTGVVDLNDRPDVLRRLEQEANRMSAMVTSLLYLARLDAEPPARHGPVDLAALARDAVADAAAVEPDRPLTVDAPDRCVITGDEDSLRRVLANLLGNVRAHTPPGTAARVTVTHGPDRVRLAVTDDGPGLDAVAAVHAFDRFWRAGSARSESDGAGLGLAIVAGVVRAHGGETGVDGSTVWCTLPR from the coding sequence GTGACGCTGCGCCGTTCGCTGCTGCTGGTGATGGCCGGCCTGACCGCGTGCGGCCTGCTGGTCGTGACCGGCACGGCCGCGGTGGTGCTGCACGCCTACCTGATCCACCGCACCGACGAGCAGCTGCTGGCCGCGGCCGAGCTGGCCCGGCACCGCTATCGGACGGACACGCTGCCCGCGGAGCGGCGCCCGGAGACGGTCCGCGAGGTCATTTCCGTCACCGAGTACCTGATCGAGGTGCGTGGCGACCGGATCGGCACGCTGCGCATGATGGGCACGGTCCCGCTGCCGTCCCGTCCGCTGCTCGACCGCGCCGACCCGGACGACCCGAAGCCGCAGGACGTCGCCGGGTTCCGGGCCGTGGTGGTACGCGACCGGGGCCTGACGGTCCTGGTCGCGCTGCCGCTGGACCGGGCCGGGGACACGGTGACCCGGCTGGCCGTGGTCGCCGGGAGCACCTCGCTGGCCGTGCTGGCCGTGCTCACCGCGGCCGGCCGGTGGCTGCTGATCCGCCGGCTGCGCCCGCTCAACGAGATCGCGGCGGCCGCCACCGAGCTGGCCGACGGGCACCTGGACCGGCGGGTGCCGGACCCGCCGCACGGGCCCCGGACCGAGGTCGGGCGGCTGACCGGCGCGGTCAACGGCATGCTGACCCGGATCCAGGCCGCACTGGCCGCCCGGGAACGGTCGGAGGCGCGGATGCGGGACTTCGTCGCGGACGCCTCGCACGAACTGCGCACGCCGGTCACCGCGATCCGGGGTTACCTGCAGCTGATCCGTACCGGCGTGGTGGACCTCAACGACCGGCCGGACGTGCTGCGCCGGCTGGAGCAGGAGGCGAACCGGATGAGCGCGATGGTCACGTCGCTGCTCTACCTGGCCCGGCTGGACGCGGAGCCGCCGGCCCGGCACGGGCCGGTCGACCTGGCCGCGCTGGCCCGGGACGCGGTCGCGGACGCGGCCGCGGTGGAGCCGGACCGGCCGCTGACCGTGGACGCACCGGACCGCTGCGTGATCACCGGCGACGAGGACTCGCTGCGCCGGGTGCTGGCGAACCTGCTCGGCAACGTGCGCGCGCACACGCCGCCGGGCACGGCCGCGCGGGTCACGGTCACGCACGGGCCGGACCGGGTCCGGCTCGCGGTCACCGACGACGGTCCCGGCCTGGACGCGGTGGCGGCCGTGCACGCGTTCGACCGGTTCTGGCGGGCCGGGTCGGCCCGGTCCGAGTCGGACGGCGCGGGCCTGGGGCTCGCGATCGTGGCCGGTGTGGTGCGGGCGCACGGCGGCGAGACCGGCGTCGACGGCTCCACCGTGTGGTGCACGCTGCCACGCTGA
- a CDS encoding DUF1963 domain-containing protein produces MRRPVAFEEAGAAVAGPVTKLCGRPTWLDGPQWPVSRALGRPMFFLGQFRLDDGPDGEPRLAYLFMTDSETLQIRDDDSGYDENRPGMPDVHETFEPEAGENAVIVQPGGRVPSFVTVRAMDEPRMCWRDEDHLPVDASPAPGRVPMQFLGGEPVWLQFDQTPAPGWRLVAQLTEQLGFNFGDDGVGYVFVSPDGTEGRFLWQCH; encoded by the coding sequence ATGCGTCGTCCAGTAGCGTTCGAGGAAGCCGGTGCGGCGGTTGCCGGGCCGGTCACCAAGCTGTGCGGCCGGCCCACGTGGCTGGACGGGCCGCAGTGGCCGGTGTCGCGGGCACTCGGGCGGCCGATGTTCTTTCTCGGCCAGTTCCGGTTGGATGACGGGCCGGACGGCGAACCTCGGCTGGCCTATCTATTCATGACCGACAGCGAGACGCTGCAGATCCGGGACGACGATTCCGGGTACGACGAGAACCGGCCGGGGATGCCGGACGTCCACGAGACGTTCGAACCCGAGGCGGGCGAGAACGCGGTCATCGTCCAGCCGGGTGGGCGGGTGCCGTCGTTCGTCACCGTGCGGGCGATGGACGAGCCGCGGATGTGCTGGCGCGACGAGGATCATCTGCCGGTGGACGCTTCGCCGGCCCCGGGCCGGGTGCCGATGCAGTTCCTCGGCGGCGAACCGGTGTGGTTGCAGTTCGACCAGACGCCGGCACCGGGCTGGCGACTCGTCGCGCAGCTGACCGAGCAGCTCGGTTTCAACTTCGGCGATGACGGCGTCGGCTACGTCTTCGTCTCGCCGGACGGCACCGAGGGCCGCTTCCTCTGGCAGTGCCACTGA
- a CDS encoding nSTAND1 domain-containing NTPase, whose protein sequence is MDDHAADRARQGLRAWVRDAGRQAQRAGPYAVLALVTASAIAPVAAVALQLPAAFAAALGQIGGIGVGVLTDTLTRTARRFRGRPEPSEPEWRAAIAAELEPLLASDGENGRALRAEVGRLLRAVDAVGTTLTAVAADDTRWRDELVTAFTVLGTDIGELRWMVADSRRVLDDVQDRLATQSVELHARLDGIRRQLIAYAQLRSSGPPPATPLPPADAVCPYPGLSSFQPVDAPFFHGRDRETALLLGRLAEQRVGGPPLIVTGVSGAGKSSLLRAGLLPAIAAGGLGTEATAWPWVLMTPGEHPLADLSVRIAALTATGTSAGRRDTIRRLTAEGQRPVIVVDQFEELFTRCPDPAERIAFADALADAAPALVVIGVRADFYAACTELPPLARMLAAGMTVVEPLGDEELRRVVTEPAARAGLTVEPGLTELLLRDLTAPGAPGHRPEPGTLPLLAHALHATWTRREGRRLTVAGYRATGGIHHAVAETAEGIYLGLDPPGRERLRTAMLGLVTIAAGGTPVRRRGPRGTIDAEVLRLLVSARLLTAGDETVEISHEALLTSWPRLADWLATAREELLLRQRLGDAADDWHASGRDPDLLLRGARLAAARELAGVHDPGAAPQPAAPPPAASRSAAHEPGTSHQPGPGAPAPGDVFRDYLEASAVAAGAAERARRRRTHRLRVLASALGVALLLAVAGFVVAVDQGSDAQQRRREAVSRQLAMATLTTLGSDDLTAMRRAVAAWAEAPTVEARGALLSAQMTSASGSLGTGFGGPAAAVSPDGSLIAIGHVDGHVELWDTATLTRTGPDLVAAPGQVVLSLSFSPDGRHLAISVPVENGVQIWDVPAGTRRHRLPALGAAAWLPGTGTLVAMRTDVTGDHQLGGWNAETGARTTSFGIGDLVPFDLAVSPDGAYAAAADSRRGAAVWRIRDGARLMSVPGTVRVALAAGGVLVTNGQDGVIRTWRVDGGAQIATLTDPARSRAPDPLVVTPTNRLLTFGTEQRAHLNSWPLPDGEENRGFVGFTGAPHTAAISADGRVVVVAGTEAPTAVFRRGDNWIFHPEPVVDAVPDPTGPRVAAVSRDGTLTITNLETRDTVRRAETRLPAHDLRIAPDGTTAISTTDGRVQVRAPDGTVRGEVTVGAPDRFGTPVQIEFSPDGAVLAATGSGPPDESGFPTGLTTLFDTRTLQPRGTLDTGGDTVSDLLFSPDGSTVAAIVNVTGELDRPTAAQLVTWRVANLLRDSAHPVGTRQIVDAARSPDGREVAVGGVDRHLQIYAADGSGPPRTFGEHPGMIIAVAWSPDGRTLATATDVDNTVRLWDVRTGTLTAQLTGHVNLINSIAFHTPTLLVTASADNTAGVWNLDPSAALTSVCRVLVPAETAAGRAHPAGCP, encoded by the coding sequence GTGGACGACCACGCCGCCGACCGGGCCCGGCAAGGGCTGCGCGCCTGGGTGCGTGACGCCGGCCGGCAGGCGCAGCGCGCCGGGCCGTACGCGGTGCTCGCGCTGGTCACCGCGTCCGCGATCGCGCCGGTCGCCGCGGTGGCGCTGCAGTTGCCGGCCGCGTTCGCGGCCGCGCTCGGCCAGATCGGCGGCATCGGCGTCGGCGTGCTCACCGACACGCTGACCCGGACCGCCCGCCGGTTCCGCGGGCGGCCGGAGCCGTCGGAGCCGGAGTGGCGGGCCGCGATCGCGGCCGAGCTGGAGCCGCTGCTGGCATCGGACGGGGAGAACGGCCGGGCGCTGCGGGCCGAGGTCGGGCGGCTGCTGCGGGCGGTCGACGCGGTCGGGACCACGCTGACCGCGGTCGCGGCCGACGACACCCGGTGGCGCGACGAGCTGGTCACCGCGTTCACCGTGCTCGGCACGGACATCGGCGAGCTGCGCTGGATGGTCGCGGACTCCCGGCGGGTGCTGGACGACGTCCAGGACCGGCTGGCGACGCAGAGCGTGGAACTGCACGCGCGCCTGGACGGCATCCGGCGGCAGCTGATCGCGTACGCGCAGCTGCGCTCCTCCGGCCCGCCGCCGGCAACGCCGCTCCCGCCGGCGGACGCGGTCTGCCCGTACCCCGGGCTGAGCAGTTTCCAGCCGGTGGACGCGCCGTTCTTCCACGGCCGTGACCGGGAGACCGCGCTGCTGCTCGGCCGGCTGGCCGAGCAGCGGGTCGGCGGGCCGCCGCTGATCGTCACCGGCGTCTCCGGGGCCGGGAAGTCGTCGCTGCTGCGCGCGGGCCTGCTCCCGGCGATCGCGGCCGGCGGGCTCGGCACGGAGGCGACGGCGTGGCCGTGGGTGCTGATGACGCCGGGCGAACACCCGCTGGCCGACCTGTCGGTGCGGATCGCCGCGCTCACCGCGACCGGCACCTCGGCCGGCCGCCGGGACACGATCCGGCGGCTGACCGCGGAGGGGCAGCGGCCGGTGATCGTGGTCGACCAGTTCGAGGAGCTGTTCACCCGGTGTCCGGACCCGGCGGAGCGGATCGCGTTCGCGGACGCGCTCGCCGACGCCGCACCCGCGCTGGTCGTGATCGGCGTGCGGGCGGACTTCTACGCCGCGTGCACCGAGCTGCCGCCGCTGGCCCGGATGCTGGCCGCCGGCATGACCGTGGTCGAACCGCTCGGCGACGAGGAGCTGCGCCGGGTGGTCACCGAGCCGGCCGCGCGCGCCGGGCTGACGGTCGAGCCCGGGCTGACCGAGCTGCTGCTGCGCGACCTGACCGCGCCGGGAGCACCCGGGCACCGGCCCGAGCCGGGAACGCTGCCGCTGCTCGCGCACGCGCTGCACGCCACCTGGACCCGGCGCGAGGGACGGCGGCTGACCGTGGCCGGCTACCGCGCGACCGGCGGCATCCACCACGCGGTCGCGGAGACCGCGGAGGGCATCTATCTCGGCCTCGACCCGCCCGGGCGGGAACGGCTGCGGACCGCGATGCTCGGGCTGGTCACGATCGCGGCGGGCGGCACACCGGTACGGCGGCGCGGGCCGCGCGGCACGATCGACGCGGAGGTGCTGCGGCTGCTGGTCTCGGCGCGGCTGCTGACCGCGGGCGACGAGACCGTGGAGATCAGCCACGAGGCGCTGCTGACCAGTTGGCCGCGGCTGGCGGACTGGCTGGCCACCGCGCGTGAGGAACTGCTGCTGCGCCAGCGGCTCGGCGACGCGGCCGACGACTGGCACGCCTCCGGCCGCGATCCCGACCTGCTGTTGCGCGGCGCCCGGCTGGCGGCGGCCCGCGAACTGGCCGGCGTGCACGACCCCGGCGCCGCGCCCCAGCCCGCGGCGCCCCCACCGGCCGCGTCCCGATCGGCCGCACATGAGCCCGGCACGTCGCATCAACCTGGCCCCGGAGCGCCGGCACCGGGTGACGTCTTCCGGGACTACCTCGAGGCCAGCGCCGTCGCGGCCGGTGCCGCGGAGCGGGCGCGCCGACGGCGTACCCACCGGTTGCGGGTCCTGGCCTCCGCTCTGGGGGTGGCTCTGCTGCTCGCCGTGGCCGGGTTCGTCGTCGCGGTCGACCAGGGCAGCGACGCCCAGCAGCGGCGGCGCGAGGCCGTGTCCCGGCAGCTGGCGATGGCGACGCTGACCACGCTGGGCAGCGACGACCTGACCGCGATGCGCCGGGCCGTGGCCGCGTGGGCGGAGGCACCCACCGTGGAGGCCCGCGGCGCGTTGCTGTCCGCGCAGATGACCAGCGCGTCCGGCAGCCTCGGCACCGGCTTCGGCGGTCCGGCGGCCGCGGTCAGCCCGGACGGCTCACTGATCGCGATCGGACACGTGGACGGGCACGTCGAGCTGTGGGACACCGCGACGCTCACCCGGACCGGGCCGGATCTGGTCGCCGCGCCCGGTCAGGTGGTGCTGTCGCTGTCGTTCTCCCCGGACGGCCGCCACCTGGCGATCAGCGTGCCGGTCGAGAACGGCGTGCAGATCTGGGACGTGCCCGCCGGTACGCGGCGACACCGGCTGCCCGCGCTCGGCGCCGCCGCGTGGCTGCCCGGCACCGGCACGCTCGTCGCCATGCGCACCGACGTCACCGGCGACCACCAGCTCGGCGGCTGGAACGCGGAGACCGGCGCGCGCACGACCTCGTTCGGGATCGGCGACCTGGTCCCGTTCGACCTCGCGGTCAGCCCGGACGGCGCGTACGCCGCGGCCGCGGACAGCCGGCGCGGCGCCGCGGTCTGGCGGATCCGCGACGGCGCCCGGCTGATGTCCGTGCCCGGCACCGTGCGGGTCGCGCTCGCCGCCGGCGGCGTGCTCGTCACGAACGGTCAGGACGGCGTGATCCGCACCTGGCGCGTCGACGGCGGCGCCCAGATCGCCACGCTGACCGACCCGGCCCGGTCCCGCGCCCCCGACCCGCTGGTGGTCACGCCCACTAACCGGCTGCTCACGTTCGGCACCGAGCAGCGTGCGCACCTCAACTCGTGGCCGCTGCCCGACGGCGAGGAGAACCGCGGTTTCGTCGGCTTCACCGGCGCGCCCCACACCGCCGCGATCTCCGCGGACGGCCGGGTGGTGGTGGTCGCCGGCACCGAGGCGCCGACCGCCGTGTTCCGCCGCGGCGACAACTGGATCTTCCACCCGGAGCCCGTGGTCGACGCCGTGCCGGACCCCACCGGCCCGCGCGTCGCCGCCGTCTCCCGCGACGGCACCCTGACGATCACGAACCTCGAGACCCGCGACACGGTACGCCGAGCGGAGACCCGCCTGCCCGCACACGACCTGCGGATCGCCCCGGACGGCACGACGGCGATCTCCACCACGGACGGCCGTGTGCAGGTCCGCGCGCCGGACGGCACGGTCCGCGGCGAGGTCACGGTCGGCGCGCCGGACCGGTTCGGCACCCCGGTCCAGATCGAGTTCTCCCCCGACGGTGCCGTGCTGGCCGCGACCGGGTCCGGCCCGCCGGACGAGAGCGGCTTCCCCACCGGCCTGACGACGCTGTTCGACACGCGTACGCTGCAGCCGCGCGGCACCCTCGACACCGGCGGGGACACCGTGTCCGACCTGCTGTTCAGCCCGGACGGGAGCACGGTCGCCGCGATCGTCAACGTCACCGGCGAACTCGATCGCCCGACCGCCGCGCAGCTCGTCACCTGGCGCGTCGCGAACCTGCTGCGGGACTCCGCCCACCCGGTCGGCACCCGCCAGATCGTCGACGCCGCCCGCAGTCCGGACGGCCGGGAGGTCGCGGTCGGCGGCGTCGACCGGCACCTGCAGATCTACGCCGCGGACGGCAGCGGCCCACCGCGCACGTTCGGCGAGCACCCCGGCATGATCATCGCGGTCGCCTGGTCACCGGACGGCCGTACCCTCGCCACCGCCACCGACGTCGACAACACCGTCCGTCTCTGGGACGTCCGCACCGGCACGCTGACCGCGCAGCTCACCGGGCACGTCAACCTGATCAACTCGATCGCCTTCCACACGCCCACGCTGCTGGTCACCGCGTCCGCCGACAACACGGCCGGCGTCTGGAACCTGGACCCGTCCGCGGCCCTCACCTCGGTCTGCCGCGTCCTGGTCCCGGCCGAGACGGCCGCGGGCCGCGCGCACCCGGCCGGCTGCCCCTGA
- a CDS encoding response regulator transcription factor, giving the protein MTARILVVDDAPNLVDLLRTVLEFHGFTVRAATTAAGAVEAATAHRPDLILLDVMLPDGDGMDVCRRLRAAGSDAAIVFLTARDARADEIAGLAYGGDDWITKPFDMDVLLARVRAVLRRARAAPPEPDPTLRYADLELHPDTLEVRRAGREVRLSPTELRLLRYFLENPGRVLSRSQIYRAVWEYDLDAGSNVVDTYVGYLRRKLDPLGPPLLVTHRGFGYALRAARP; this is encoded by the coding sequence ATGACCGCCCGCATCCTCGTCGTCGACGACGCGCCGAACCTGGTGGATCTCCTCCGTACCGTGCTGGAGTTCCACGGTTTCACCGTGCGAGCCGCGACCACCGCGGCCGGCGCGGTCGAGGCCGCGACCGCGCACCGGCCCGACCTGATCCTGCTGGACGTGATGCTGCCGGACGGTGACGGCATGGACGTGTGCCGCCGGCTGCGCGCGGCCGGCTCGGACGCCGCGATCGTGTTCCTGACCGCGCGCGACGCCCGCGCGGACGAGATCGCCGGGCTCGCCTACGGCGGCGACGACTGGATCACGAAGCCGTTCGACATGGACGTGCTGCTGGCCCGGGTCCGCGCGGTGCTGCGCCGCGCCCGGGCCGCACCGCCGGAGCCGGACCCGACGCTGCGCTACGCCGATCTGGAGCTGCACCCGGACACGCTCGAGGTGCGCCGCGCCGGCCGGGAGGTGCGGTTGTCCCCGACCGAGTTGCGGCTGCTGCGCTACTTCCTGGAGAACCCGGGCCGGGTGCTGTCAAGGTCGCAGATCTACCGGGCGGTGTGGGAGTACGACCTGGACGCCGGCTCCAACGTGGTCGACACCTACGTCGGGTACCTGCGCCGCAAGCTGGACCCGCTCGGCCCGCCGTTGCTGGTCACGCACCGCGGGTTCGGCTACGCGCTGCGGGCGGCCCGGCCGTGA
- a CDS encoding MMPL family transporter has translation MSTIESGAAHRVMARCGRVITRHPWPVIAAWLLLTVTVATLVLAFGRPVDEDATLPGSAGQHGRDLLEAHLDGADNANGQVILRSAGERLDDPAVAAAITRTVDRIRGVPHVDSVGAPVLGADGRTGYLDVTLDVGPQELTRAMTEDVMDAAGTPGLETLPGGALTRAQPSTGHSELIGVTVALAVLVVAFGGLVAAALPLVTAAIVLVVGIGAIGLAGHLTGVPSVATTLGTMIGLGVGIDYALFLITRYRALLARGRDVRDAVTETVASSGSAIVFAGGTVVVALCGLGVAGVPILTTLGWTSGLVVVIAVGAATTLLPALLTLLGARVDALPVRRARTGSASGWGRLADRVIRHPWRYALTSGALLLVLAAPTLAMTLGQTDAGDRPASSAERAGYDAMAAAFGPGINGPLTVVAELSPAATGPGDPRLAALTGAAAGVPGVARANPARLAPDGQVASVRVIPDTAPSDPVTLDTAGRLAALDVPGAAVSVTGQTAVRGELADRVADRMPPVIVVVVLLSGLLVLVAFRAPVVAAKAAAMNLLSVAAAYGALTAVFQWGWGAELIGLDGPVPIEAYVPMMLFALLFGLSMDYEVFLLTAVREHWERTGDNRRAVRDGLAETGVVITSAALIMVCVFASFVLGDEPVIKMMGLGLAVAITVDATVIRGLLVPAVMTLLGAANWWTPRRRAAAVMPERAA, from the coding sequence ATGAGCACGATCGAGAGCGGCGCGGCGCACCGGGTGATGGCCCGCTGCGGGCGCGTCATCACCCGCCACCCGTGGCCGGTGATCGCTGCCTGGCTGCTGCTCACCGTCACGGTCGCCACGCTGGTGCTGGCGTTCGGGCGGCCGGTCGACGAGGACGCCACGCTGCCCGGCAGCGCCGGCCAGCACGGCCGCGACCTGCTGGAGGCGCACCTCGACGGTGCGGACAACGCGAACGGCCAGGTCATCCTGCGCTCCGCCGGCGAGCGCCTGGACGACCCGGCCGTCGCGGCCGCGATCACGCGGACCGTGGACCGGATCCGTGGTGTGCCGCACGTCGACTCCGTCGGCGCGCCGGTGCTCGGCGCCGACGGCCGCACCGGCTATCTGGACGTGACGCTGGACGTCGGCCCGCAGGAGCTGACCCGGGCGATGACCGAGGACGTGATGGACGCGGCCGGGACACCCGGCCTGGAGACGCTGCCCGGCGGCGCGCTGACCCGCGCGCAGCCCAGCACCGGTCACAGCGAGCTGATCGGCGTCACGGTCGCGCTGGCCGTGCTCGTCGTCGCGTTCGGCGGCCTGGTCGCGGCCGCGCTGCCGCTGGTCACTGCCGCGATCGTGCTGGTCGTCGGTATCGGCGCGATCGGGTTGGCCGGCCACCTGACCGGCGTCCCGTCGGTGGCCACCACGCTCGGCACGATGATCGGGCTCGGCGTCGGCATCGACTACGCGCTGTTCCTGATCACTCGCTACCGGGCGCTGCTGGCCCGTGGGCGGGACGTCCGGGACGCGGTCACGGAGACGGTGGCGTCGTCCGGCAGCGCGATCGTCTTCGCCGGCGGGACCGTGGTGGTGGCGCTGTGCGGGCTGGGCGTGGCCGGCGTGCCCATCCTGACCACGCTCGGCTGGACGTCCGGCCTGGTCGTGGTGATTGCGGTCGGAGCCGCCACCACGCTGCTGCCGGCCCTGCTCACGCTGCTCGGCGCGCGCGTCGACGCGCTGCCGGTGCGCCGGGCCCGGACCGGCAGCGCGTCCGGGTGGGGCCGGCTGGCCGACCGCGTGATCCGCCACCCCTGGCGGTACGCGCTGACCAGCGGCGCGCTGCTGCTCGTGCTGGCCGCACCCACGCTGGCCATGACGCTGGGCCAGACCGACGCCGGTGACCGGCCCGCGTCGTCGGCCGAGCGGGCCGGCTACGACGCGATGGCGGCGGCGTTCGGGCCCGGCATCAACGGCCCGCTGACCGTGGTGGCCGAGCTCAGCCCGGCCGCGACCGGCCCCGGCGATCCGCGGCTGGCGGCGCTGACCGGTGCGGCGGCGGGCGTGCCGGGTGTGGCGCGGGCCAACCCGGCCCGGCTCGCCCCGGACGGGCAGGTCGCGTCCGTGCGCGTCATCCCGGACACCGCGCCGTCCGACCCGGTCACGCTGGACACAGCCGGCCGACTGGCCGCGCTCGACGTACCCGGAGCCGCTGTCTCGGTGACCGGTCAGACCGCGGTCCGCGGCGAGCTGGCCGACCGGGTTGCGGACCGGATGCCGCCGGTGATCGTGGTCGTGGTGCTGCTCAGTGGCCTGCTGGTGCTGGTCGCGTTCCGGGCGCCGGTGGTCGCGGCCAAGGCCGCGGCGATGAACCTGCTGTCGGTGGCCGCGGCCTACGGCGCGCTGACCGCGGTGTTCCAGTGGGGGTGGGGCGCGGAGCTGATCGGGCTGGACGGCCCGGTGCCGATCGAGGCGTACGTACCGATGATGCTGTTCGCCCTGCTCTTCGGGCTGTCCATGGACTACGAGGTCTTTCTGCTCACCGCGGTCCGCGAGCACTGGGAGCGGACCGGCGACAACCGTCGCGCGGTCCGGGACGGCCTGGCCGAGACCGGTGTGGTGATCACTTCGGCCGCACTGATCATGGTGTGCGTGTTCGCCAGTTTCGTGCTCGGCGACGAACCGGTGATCAAGATGATGGGCCTCGGCCTGGCCGTGGCGATCACGGTCGACGCCACGGTGATCCGGGGCCTGCTGGTCCCGGCCGTCATGACGCTGCTCGGCGCGGCGAACTGGTGGACGCCGCGCCGGCGGGCCGCGGCCGTGATGCCCGAGCGGGCCGCCTGA